The Myotis daubentonii chromosome 9, mMyoDau2.1, whole genome shotgun sequence genome has a segment encoding these proteins:
- the TMEM80 gene encoding transmembrane protein 80 isoform X3, whose translation MPERRPNRHEGAQASRADGLESGTEGRRRGASAARGMPGRRGGAGAGGGAGKMAAARRVVLQVLLCLGGTYAALYVLATLLLIAYKSQAFSYPQDRLVLDLTLLLLTAALEAARWHCADPEARVRSELRAVPTLLRTMPREFCFPTLSPGVGTKGNLTETELPLAASLVLTVASSLLSVYFLLWQTLVLWADSVLSATLLVLHGLEATLQVVAIAAFIS comes from the exons ATGCCCGAGCGGAGGCCGAACCGGCACGAAGGGGCCCAGGCGAGCCGAGCCGACGGCCTGGAGTCCGGAACCGAGGGCCGCCGAAGGGGCGCGAGCGCGGCGCGGGGCATGCCGGGACgacggggcggggccggggccgggggcggggcgggcaagATGGCGGCCGCGCGGCGAG TCGTCCTGCAGGTGCTGCTCTGCCTCGGCGGCACCTACGCCGCCCTGTACGTCCTGGCCACGCTCCTGCTGATCGCCTACAAGA gccaggccttcaGTTACCCCCAGGATCGCCTGGTGCTGGACCTGACTCTGCTGCTGCTGACCGCGGCCCTGGAGGCAGCCCGCTGGCACTGCG CTGACCCAGAGGCCAGGGTGAGGTCAGAGCTGCGGGCGGTCCCCACCCTCCTGAGGACAATGCCCCGTGAGTTTTGCTTTCCGACACTGAGCCCGGGGGTAG GCACTAAGGGCAACCTGACGGAGACCGAGctgcccctggctgccagcctggtcctcaCTGTGGCCAGTTCCCTGCTGTCCGTCTACTTCCTGCTCTGGCAGACCCTGGTGCTGTGGGCGGACTCGGTCCTCAGTGCCACGCTCCTGGTGCTCCACGGCCTGGAGGCCACCCTGCAGGTGGTGGCCATCGCTGCCTTCATCAGCTAG
- the TMEM80 gene encoding transmembrane protein 80 isoform X4: MPERRPNRHEGAQASRADGLESGTEGRRRGASAARGMPGRRGGAGAGGGAGKMAAARRGSASPAPLPSVVLQVLLCLGGTYAALYVLATLLLIAYKSQAFSYPQDRLVLDLTLLLLTAALEAARWHCADPEARVRSELRAVPTLLRTMPRTKGNLTETELPLAASLVLTVASSLLSVYFLLWQTLVLWADSVLSATLLVLHGLEATLQVVAIAAFIS; encoded by the exons ATGCCCGAGCGGAGGCCGAACCGGCACGAAGGGGCCCAGGCGAGCCGAGCCGACGGCCTGGAGTCCGGAACCGAGGGCCGCCGAAGGGGCGCGAGCGCGGCGCGGGGCATGCCGGGACgacggggcggggccggggccgggggcggggcgggcaagATGGCGGCCGCGCGGCGAG GGAGCGCGTCCCCCGCGCCC ctcccctcagTCGTCCTGCAGGTGCTGCTCTGCCTCGGCGGCACCTACGCCGCCCTGTACGTCCTGGCCACGCTCCTGCTGATCGCCTACAAGA gccaggccttcaGTTACCCCCAGGATCGCCTGGTGCTGGACCTGACTCTGCTGCTGCTGACCGCGGCCCTGGAGGCAGCCCGCTGGCACTGCG CTGACCCAGAGGCCAGGGTGAGGTCAGAGCTGCGGGCGGTCCCCACCCTCCTGAGGACAATGCCCC GCACTAAGGGCAACCTGACGGAGACCGAGctgcccctggctgccagcctggtcctcaCTGTGGCCAGTTCCCTGCTGTCCGTCTACTTCCTGCTCTGGCAGACCCTGGTGCTGTGGGCGGACTCGGTCCTCAGTGCCACGCTCCTGGTGCTCCACGGCCTGGAGGCCACCCTGCAGGTGGTGGCCATCGCTGCCTTCATCAGCTAG
- the TMEM80 gene encoding transmembrane protein 80 isoform X1, producing the protein MPERRPNRHEGAQASRADGLESGTEGRRRGASAARGMPGRRGGAGAGGGAGKMAAARRGSASPAPVSCAAPRPRRQDPSGSLAFDPRPFPESQERVPGAATGGSSRPAGAALPRRHLRRPVRPGHAPADRLQEPGLQLPPGSPGAGPDSAAADRGPGGSPLALRKRRENALGTVFGSLTLCPTHSADPEARVRSELRAVPTLLRTMPREFCFPTLSPGVGTKGNLTETELPLAASLVLTVASSLLSVYFLLWQTLVLWADSVLSATLLVLHGLEATLQVVAIAAFIS; encoded by the exons ATGCCCGAGCGGAGGCCGAACCGGCACGAAGGGGCCCAGGCGAGCCGAGCCGACGGCCTGGAGTCCGGAACCGAGGGCCGCCGAAGGGGCGCGAGCGCGGCGCGGGGCATGCCGGGACgacggggcggggccggggccgggggcggggcgggcaagATGGCGGCCGCGCGGCGAG GGAGCGCGTCCCCCGCGCCCGTATCCTGCGCGGCGCCCCGTCCTCGGCGCCAGGACCCTTCCGGTTCCTTGGCCTTTgacccccgccccttccccgaGTCCCAGGAGCGAGTGCCCGGCGCCGCGACTGGCGGGTCCAG TCGTCCTGCAGGTGCTGCTCTGCCTCGGCGGCACCTACGCCGCCCTGTACGTCCTGGCCACGCTCCTGCTGATCGCCTACAAGA gccaggccttcaGTTACCCCCAGGATCGCCTGGTGCTGGACCTGACTCTGCTGCTGCTGACCGCGGCCCTGGAGGCAGCCCGCTGGCACTGCG GAAAAGGCGGGAGAACGCACTCGGGACGGTTTTCGGGAGCCTGACCCTCTGTCCCACCCACTCAGCTGACCCAGAGGCCAGGGTGAGGTCAGAGCTGCGGGCGGTCCCCACCCTCCTGAGGACAATGCCCCGTGAGTTTTGCTTTCCGACACTGAGCCCGGGGGTAG GCACTAAGGGCAACCTGACGGAGACCGAGctgcccctggctgccagcctggtcctcaCTGTGGCCAGTTCCCTGCTGTCCGTCTACTTCCTGCTCTGGCAGACCCTGGTGCTGTGGGCGGACTCGGTCCTCAGTGCCACGCTCCTGGTGCTCCACGGCCTGGAGGCCACCCTGCAGGTGGTGGCCATCGCTGCCTTCATCAGCTAG
- the TMEM80 gene encoding transmembrane protein 80 isoform X6 has product MPERRPNRHEGAQASRADGLESGTEGRRRGASAARGMPGRRGGAGAGGGAGKMAAARRGSASPAPLPSVVLQVLLCLGGTYAALYVLATLLLIAYKSQAFSYPQDRLVLDLTLLLLTAALEAARWHCADPEARVRSELRAVPTLLRTMPREFCFPTLSPGALRAT; this is encoded by the exons ATGCCCGAGCGGAGGCCGAACCGGCACGAAGGGGCCCAGGCGAGCCGAGCCGACGGCCTGGAGTCCGGAACCGAGGGCCGCCGAAGGGGCGCGAGCGCGGCGCGGGGCATGCCGGGACgacggggcggggccggggccgggggcggggcgggcaagATGGCGGCCGCGCGGCGAG GGAGCGCGTCCCCCGCGCCC ctcccctcagTCGTCCTGCAGGTGCTGCTCTGCCTCGGCGGCACCTACGCCGCCCTGTACGTCCTGGCCACGCTCCTGCTGATCGCCTACAAGA gccaggccttcaGTTACCCCCAGGATCGCCTGGTGCTGGACCTGACTCTGCTGCTGCTGACCGCGGCCCTGGAGGCAGCCCGCTGGCACTGCG CTGACCCAGAGGCCAGGGTGAGGTCAGAGCTGCGGGCGGTCCCCACCCTCCTGAGGACAATGCCCCGTGAGTTTTGCTTTCCGACACTGAGCCCGGGG GCACTAAGGGCAACCTGA
- the TMEM80 gene encoding transmembrane protein 80 isoform X5, protein MPERRPNRHEGAQASRADGLESGTEGRRRGASAARGMPGRRGGAGAGGGAGKMAAARRGSASPAPLPSVVLQVLLCLGGTYAALYVLATLLLIAYKSQAFSYPQDRLVLDLTLLLLTAALEAARWHCGTKGNLTETELPLAASLVLTVASSLLSVYFLLWQTLVLWADSVLSATLLVLHGLEATLQVVAIAAFIS, encoded by the exons ATGCCCGAGCGGAGGCCGAACCGGCACGAAGGGGCCCAGGCGAGCCGAGCCGACGGCCTGGAGTCCGGAACCGAGGGCCGCCGAAGGGGCGCGAGCGCGGCGCGGGGCATGCCGGGACgacggggcggggccggggccgggggcggggcgggcaagATGGCGGCCGCGCGGCGAG GGAGCGCGTCCCCCGCGCCC ctcccctcagTCGTCCTGCAGGTGCTGCTCTGCCTCGGCGGCACCTACGCCGCCCTGTACGTCCTGGCCACGCTCCTGCTGATCGCCTACAAGA gccaggccttcaGTTACCCCCAGGATCGCCTGGTGCTGGACCTGACTCTGCTGCTGCTGACCGCGGCCCTGGAGGCAGCCCGCTGGCACTGCG GCACTAAGGGCAACCTGACGGAGACCGAGctgcccctggctgccagcctggtcctcaCTGTGGCCAGTTCCCTGCTGTCCGTCTACTTCCTGCTCTGGCAGACCCTGGTGCTGTGGGCGGACTCGGTCCTCAGTGCCACGCTCCTGGTGCTCCACGGCCTGGAGGCCACCCTGCAGGTGGTGGCCATCGCTGCCTTCATCAGCTAG
- the TMEM80 gene encoding transmembrane protein 80 isoform X2, protein MPERRPNRHEGAQASRADGLESGTEGRRRGASAARGMPGRRGGAGAGGGAGKMAAARRGSASPAPLPSVVLQVLLCLGGTYAALYVLATLLLIAYKSQAFSYPQDRLVLDLTLLLLTAALEAARWHCADPEARVRSELRAVPTLLRTMPREFCFPTLSPGVGTKGNLTETELPLAASLVLTVASSLLSVYFLLWQTLVLWADSVLSATLLVLHGLEATLQVVAIAAFIS, encoded by the exons ATGCCCGAGCGGAGGCCGAACCGGCACGAAGGGGCCCAGGCGAGCCGAGCCGACGGCCTGGAGTCCGGAACCGAGGGCCGCCGAAGGGGCGCGAGCGCGGCGCGGGGCATGCCGGGACgacggggcggggccggggccgggggcggggcgggcaagATGGCGGCCGCGCGGCGAG GGAGCGCGTCCCCCGCGCCC ctcccctcagTCGTCCTGCAGGTGCTGCTCTGCCTCGGCGGCACCTACGCCGCCCTGTACGTCCTGGCCACGCTCCTGCTGATCGCCTACAAGA gccaggccttcaGTTACCCCCAGGATCGCCTGGTGCTGGACCTGACTCTGCTGCTGCTGACCGCGGCCCTGGAGGCAGCCCGCTGGCACTGCG CTGACCCAGAGGCCAGGGTGAGGTCAGAGCTGCGGGCGGTCCCCACCCTCCTGAGGACAATGCCCCGTGAGTTTTGCTTTCCGACACTGAGCCCGGGGGTAG GCACTAAGGGCAACCTGACGGAGACCGAGctgcccctggctgccagcctggtcctcaCTGTGGCCAGTTCCCTGCTGTCCGTCTACTTCCTGCTCTGGCAGACCCTGGTGCTGTGGGCGGACTCGGTCCTCAGTGCCACGCTCCTGGTGCTCCACGGCCTGGAGGCCACCCTGCAGGTGGTGGCCATCGCTGCCTTCATCAGCTAG